One part of the Thiothrix nivea DSM 5205 genome encodes these proteins:
- a CDS encoding NAD(P)-binding protein — translation MATAPNDSKLQAHTYRRFKDGDHEWGSMHDKIFVQDTSHKCPTYIHKTPPCQGSCPSGEDIRGWLQIVRGIEKPPVGMSMQEYAFRRSTNANPFPSMMGRVCPAPCQDGCNRNDVDDFVGINSIEQYIGDSAIAGGFKFEAPEEMSGKKVAIIGGGPAGMAAAYQLRRMGHASTVFEQHPELGGMMRYGIPGYRVPRDKLAAEMQRIVDMGSIEIRCNTKIGTDVTVEQLEADYDAILWTVGCWNGRGLFVDKWAETPNCVSAVDFLEAFNKGTMKYTAPRVVCVGGGDTSIDVVSVSRRIGTLANYSENPEDSATSKLVHGDVADKVPATVTLTTLFPLEQMTAAEHEVQDALKEGVTILTEVMPKEIVFGADGRAIGLKVVECVMKGNMPEAKEGGKETIIEADLIVSAIGQFGKLDGLDDFNNGRNQINADSLYRVPGKAKHFAAGDIIRPHLLTTAIGQASIASETINQFLRSEELKKRPKVDKHHFDLMEKLHEAGLDPKSFEETKAEDLRGTSSADFAVHNYDDRSKNVIVPSSDLFLGHFAAVVRNKRTEDVPTAEEVLGHFAERMNPLAEADAVKEAGRCMSCGMCFECDNCVIYCPQDAVYRVPKKQATLGRYVATDYSRCIGCHICADVCPTGYIEMGLGE, via the coding sequence ATGGCAACCGCACCTAACGACAGCAAGCTTCAGGCTCATACATATCGCCGTTTCAAGGACGGGGATCATGAATGGGGCAGTATGCACGACAAGATTTTCGTGCAGGATACTTCTCATAAGTGCCCAACCTACATTCACAAAACTCCACCTTGCCAGGGTAGTTGCCCGTCTGGTGAAGATATTCGTGGCTGGCTGCAAATCGTGCGTGGCATTGAAAAACCACCTGTTGGCATGTCCATGCAGGAATACGCTTTCCGCCGTTCCACCAACGCTAACCCGTTCCCATCCATGATGGGTCGCGTTTGCCCGGCTCCATGTCAGGATGGTTGTAACCGTAACGACGTTGATGACTTCGTTGGCATCAACTCCATCGAACAGTACATTGGTGACAGCGCCATCGCCGGCGGCTTCAAGTTTGAAGCACCGGAAGAAATGAGTGGCAAGAAAGTCGCCATCATCGGTGGCGGCCCTGCTGGTATGGCGGCTGCTTACCAACTGCGCCGTATGGGTCATGCTTCTACTGTATTTGAACAGCACCCTGAACTGGGTGGCATGATGCGTTACGGCATCCCTGGCTATCGTGTCCCACGTGACAAGCTGGCAGCTGAAATGCAGCGTATCGTCGACATGGGTAGCATCGAAATCCGTTGCAACACCAAGATCGGCACTGATGTGACTGTTGAGCAACTGGAAGCGGATTACGATGCTATCCTGTGGACAGTTGGTTGCTGGAATGGCCGTGGCCTGTTCGTTGACAAGTGGGCAGAAACGCCCAACTGCGTATCAGCGGTTGACTTCCTGGAAGCCTTCAACAAAGGCACCATGAAATACACAGCACCGCGCGTGGTGTGCGTGGGTGGTGGTGATACCTCCATCGACGTGGTATCCGTTTCCCGTCGTATCGGCACACTGGCCAACTACAGCGAAAACCCTGAAGATTCCGCGACCAGCAAGCTGGTGCACGGCGATGTGGCTGACAAAGTGCCTGCCACTGTTACCCTGACCACCCTGTTCCCACTGGAGCAAATGACTGCGGCTGAACACGAAGTTCAGGATGCGCTGAAAGAAGGCGTTACTATCCTGACTGAAGTGATGCCGAAGGAAATCGTTTTCGGCGCTGATGGCCGTGCGATTGGCCTGAAAGTGGTCGAGTGCGTGATGAAGGGCAACATGCCTGAAGCCAAAGAAGGCGGTAAGGAAACCATCATCGAAGCTGACCTGATCGTTTCCGCTATCGGCCAGTTCGGCAAGCTGGATGGTCTGGATGACTTCAACAATGGCCGCAACCAGATCAATGCTGACTCTTTGTACCGTGTGCCGGGCAAAGCCAAGCATTTCGCAGCGGGTGACATTATTCGCCCACACCTGCTGACGACGGCAATCGGCCAAGCTTCCATCGCTTCTGAAACCATCAACCAGTTCCTGCGTAGCGAAGAGCTGAAAAAGCGTCCGAAAGTGGACAAGCACCACTTCGACCTGATGGAAAAACTGCATGAAGCGGGTTTGGATCCGAAAAGCTTTGAAGAAACCAAGGCAGAAGATTTGCGTGGCACTTCCTCCGCTGACTTTGCAGTACACAACTACGATGACCGTTCCAAGAACGTGATCGTGCCTTCCAGCGACCTGTTCCTGGGGCATTTTGCCGCTGTTGTACGCAACAAGCGTACTGAAGATGTGCCAACTGCGGAGGAAGTGCTGGGTCATTTCGCCGAGCGTATGAACCCGCTGGCTGAAGCCGATGCTGTCAAGGAAGCAGGCCGTTGCATGAGCTGCGGCATGTGCTTTGAATGCGATAACTGTGTTATCTACTGCCCGCAGGATGCGGTTTACCGTGTACCGAAGAAGCAGGCTACCCTGGGTCGTTATGTTGCTACCGATTACAGCCGCTGCATTGGCTGCCATATCTGTGCAGACGTATGCCCAACTGGCTACATCGAAATGGGTCTGGGTGAGTAA
- the nrfD gene encoding NrfD/PsrC family molybdoenzyme membrane anchor subunit: protein MASQAITFSETKQGKGFFALLAVLGVFLLLGAIAFFHAEHHGHYVTGMNNQVVWGIPHVFAIFLIVAASGALNVGSIGTVFGKKLYQPMGRLSALLAISLLVGGLIVLVLDLGHPDRLIVAMTTYNFKSIFAWNIILYNGFIALSAIYIWTMMDRHAKDFYKPAGVAAFTWRLILTTGTGSIFGFLVAREFYNSAILAPLFIAMSFVFGLAVFILVLYFAYKWTGRELGDVVLNRLRYLLAVFIGAVLLLELARHLTNLYIAQRVGVEAFILRDGGIYTQLFWVVQILLGSILPLSLIFCRKLKNNHVALLLAAVFAIIGGLAQLYVILIGGQAYPLTLFPGAEVSSDYFDGAINSYSPSIWEIMLGAGGVALALVMVTIGVKVLRFLPQSLSDKVADPHGGK from the coding sequence ATGGCTAGTCAAGCAATTACATTTAGCGAGACCAAACAGGGCAAAGGCTTTTTCGCCTTGCTGGCGGTTTTGGGCGTATTCCTCCTGCTGGGCGCAATCGCATTCTTTCATGCCGAGCATCATGGCCACTATGTGACTGGCATGAACAATCAGGTTGTCTGGGGAATACCGCATGTATTCGCGATTTTCCTGATCGTAGCGGCTTCCGGGGCGTTGAACGTAGGTTCTATCGGGACGGTATTTGGCAAGAAACTCTATCAGCCGATGGGGCGTTTGTCCGCGTTGCTGGCGATTTCACTGCTGGTGGGTGGCTTGATCGTGTTGGTGCTTGATCTTGGGCATCCTGACCGTTTGATCGTCGCCATGACCACGTACAATTTCAAGTCGATCTTTGCATGGAACATCATCCTGTATAACGGTTTCATTGCACTATCTGCGATTTACATCTGGACGATGATGGATCGCCATGCCAAAGACTTCTACAAGCCCGCGGGTGTGGCTGCGTTTACGTGGCGTCTGATCCTCACCACTGGTACGGGTTCCATCTTTGGTTTCTTGGTGGCGCGTGAGTTCTATAACTCTGCGATTCTGGCTCCGCTGTTTATCGCCATGTCATTTGTGTTTGGTCTGGCAGTGTTCATCCTGGTGCTGTATTTCGCGTACAAATGGACTGGCCGTGAGCTGGGTGATGTGGTGCTGAACCGTTTGCGCTACCTGCTGGCAGTGTTCATCGGTGCAGTGTTGCTGCTGGAGTTGGCGCGTCATCTGACCAACCTGTATATCGCGCAACGTGTTGGCGTTGAGGCTTTCATCCTACGGGACGGTGGGATTTACACCCAATTGTTCTGGGTTGTGCAGATTCTGCTGGGCAGCATCCTGCCCTTGTCACTGATTTTCTGCCGCAAGCTGAAAAACAACCATGTAGCTCTGTTGCTGGCCGCTGTTTTTGCTATCATCGGTGGACTTGCGCAGCTGTACGTCATCCTGATTGGTGGTCAGGCATATCCGCTGACCCTGTTCCCAGGGGCGGAGGTATCCAGCGATTACTTTGATGGTGCAATCAATAGCTATTCACCCAGTATCTGGGAAATTATGCTGGGTGCTGGCGGTGTGGCTCTCGCGTTAGTTATGGTGACTATCGGGGTCAAGGTGCTGCGCTTCCTGCCACAGTCGCTGTCTGACAAGGTGGCTGACCCACACGGCGGCAAGTGA
- a CDS encoding diacylglycerol kinase: MAYSGNTGLKRIIKAGQYSWQGFRAAYKHEEAFRQEVWVLVVAVPLALWLGENAVEKTLMIGSVLLLLIVELLNSAVEAVVDRTGMEPHKLSGRAKDMGSAAVFFAILMVGVVWFFMLS, encoded by the coding sequence ATGGCGTACAGTGGCAATACTGGCCTTAAACGCATCATCAAGGCAGGGCAATACTCTTGGCAGGGTTTCCGCGCCGCCTACAAGCATGAGGAAGCTTTCCGGCAGGAAGTCTGGGTGTTGGTCGTTGCCGTCCCGTTAGCTTTGTGGCTGGGTGAAAATGCGGTAGAAAAAACCCTGATGATCGGTAGCGTGTTGTTATTGCTGATTGTGGAATTGCTGAATTCGGCAGTGGAGGCGGTGGTTGACCGTACAGGCATGGAACCGCACAAACTGTCGGGGCGCGCCAAGGATATGGGGTCGGCAGCGGTATTCTTTGCCATCCTGATGGTAGGGGTCGTTTGGTTTTTCATGCTTTCTTGA
- the ccoO gene encoding cytochrome-c oxidase, cbb3-type subunit II gives MFKHESIETNSAMLIVLTLVAISIGGLVEIVPLHYINETVEEVKDPVTGVEMVRPYTPLEQRGRDIYIREGCYTCHSQMIRPFRDEDLRYGHYSLAAESKFDHPFQWGSKRTGPDLARVGGKYSNEWHVQHLKAPRSVVPESIMPNYPWLTQTELQYADIQDRMIALKRVGVPYSLTTVEYEANVKRFGEDVAKTLDINTAENNLLAQAQKGNYDGNAGGVSEMDALVAYLQVLGTMVDFKKFDEDHFIQFR, from the coding sequence ATGTTTAAACACGAAAGTATCGAAACCAATTCCGCGATGCTGATTGTGCTGACGCTGGTAGCGATCAGTATCGGCGGTCTGGTTGAAATCGTGCCGTTGCACTACATCAACGAAACCGTTGAAGAAGTGAAGGATCCGGTGACCGGCGTGGAAATGGTGCGCCCATACACGCCACTGGAGCAGCGTGGCCGTGACATTTACATCCGTGAAGGTTGCTATACTTGTCACTCGCAGATGATCCGCCCATTCCGTGATGAAGACCTACGTTATGGTCACTATTCGCTGGCGGCTGAATCCAAGTTCGACCACCCATTCCAGTGGGGTTCCAAGCGGACTGGGCCGGATTTGGCACGTGTTGGTGGCAAATACTCCAACGAATGGCATGTGCAGCACCTGAAAGCGCCACGTTCTGTTGTGCCTGAGTCCATCATGCCCAACTACCCGTGGCTGACGCAGACAGAACTGCAATATGCGGATATTCAGGATCGCATGATTGCCCTGAAGCGTGTGGGTGTCCCTTACTCCCTGACAACGGTTGAATATGAAGCCAATGTCAAGCGCTTTGGTGAAGATGTTGCCAAGACACTGGACATCAATACAGCTGAAAACAACCTGCTGGCGCAGGCGCAGAAAGGTAACTATGACGGTAATGCTGGCGGTGTATCTGAAATGGATGCACTGGTTGCCTACCTGCAAGTGCTGGGCACTATGGTTGATTTCAAGAAGTTTGATGAAGACCACTTCATCCAGTTCCGTTAA
- the ccoN gene encoding cytochrome-c oxidase, cbb3-type subunit I yields MAHSAALSSEQYNYDIVKKFAIASIFWGILGMTAGVYIASELAWPFLNFDIAQITFGRLRPLHTSGVIFGFGGNALFATSYYVVQRTCQARLAGGTFWPTFTFWGWNLSVLTAGLLYLAGYTQGREYAEPVWFVDIAITVVWVVYFLIFTVTLIKRNQPHIYVANWFYMSFILATALLHIFNNLAVPVSLTSATSYSLFSGAQDAMTQWWYGHNAVGFFLTAAFLGMMYYFVPKQAGRPVYSYRLSIIHFWALSFMYMWVGTHHLHWTAIPDWTSTLAATFSILLLMPSWGGMINGIMTLSGAWDKLRTDPIMMFMITALSFYGMSTFEGPMMSLKSVNALSHYTDWTVGHVHSGALGWVAMISIASFYHMIPRLWNTTLHSMKLVYTHFFLATIGVILYITALWVSGIGQGLMLRAFDEYGNLAYTFVETVAFMHGPLVARAVGGAFFLSGMFIMAYNIYMTIAHAKQEETAPAAAAAQA; encoded by the coding sequence ATGGCTCATAGTGCTGCACTCTCTTCGGAGCAATACAACTATGATATCGTGAAGAAATTCGCGATAGCTTCAATCTTCTGGGGTATCCTCGGCATGACTGCCGGGGTGTATATCGCGTCGGAACTGGCTTGGCCGTTCCTGAACTTTGATATTGCCCAGATCACGTTTGGACGTTTGCGTCCGCTGCATACCAGTGGTGTTATCTTCGGCTTCGGTGGTAATGCGTTGTTTGCAACTTCTTATTATGTGGTGCAGCGCACCTGTCAGGCGCGTCTGGCGGGTGGTACTTTCTGGCCGACTTTCACCTTCTGGGGTTGGAACCTGTCTGTCCTGACTGCTGGCCTGCTGTATCTGGCAGGTTATACCCAGGGCCGTGAGTATGCAGAACCGGTCTGGTTCGTTGACATCGCTATTACTGTTGTATGGGTTGTTTACTTCCTGATCTTTACTGTAACCCTGATCAAGCGTAACCAGCCACACATCTATGTTGCCAACTGGTTTTACATGTCATTCATTCTGGCGACTGCGCTGCTGCACATCTTCAACAACTTGGCAGTGCCGGTCAGCCTGACTTCCGCGACTTCCTACAGCTTGTTCTCCGGTGCGCAGGATGCGATGACCCAGTGGTGGTACGGCCACAACGCGGTTGGTTTCTTCCTGACTGCTGCGTTCCTGGGGATGATGTACTACTTCGTTCCGAAACAAGCTGGTCGCCCGGTTTATTCTTATCGTCTGTCCATCATCCACTTCTGGGCGCTGAGCTTCATGTACATGTGGGTAGGTACTCACCACCTGCATTGGACTGCGATTCCTGACTGGACTTCCACGCTGGCGGCGACTTTCTCCATCCTGCTGCTGATGCCATCCTGGGGTGGCATGATCAACGGCATCATGACCCTGTCCGGCGCGTGGGACAAACTGCGTACTGACCCGATCATGATGTTCATGATCACTGCATTGTCCTTCTACGGCATGTCTACCTTTGAAGGCCCGATGATGTCCCTGAAGAGCGTTAACGCACTGTCCCACTACACTGACTGGACAGTGGGTCACGTTCACTCCGGTGCACTGGGTTGGGTTGCCATGATTTCCATCGCTTCCTTCTATCACATGATCCCTCGCCTGTGGAACACTACCCTGCACAGCATGAAGCTGGTTTATACCCACTTCTTCCTGGCGACCATCGGTGTGATCCTGTACATTACGGCACTGTGGGTGTCCGGTATCGGCCAAGGTCTGATGCTGCGTGCATTCGATGAGTACGGCAACTTGGCTTACACCTTCGTTGAAACCGTTGCCTTCATGCACGGCCCGCTGGTTGCACGTGCTGTTGGTGGTGCGTTCTTCCTGTCCGGCATGTTCATCATGGCTTACAACATTTACATGACCATTGCACATGCCAAGCAGGAAGAAACTGCTCCGGCTGCTGCTGCGGCTCAGGCGTAA
- the dsrO gene encoding sulfate reduction electron transfer complex DsrMKJOP subunit DsrO gives MSQNRVDEYRRKFVTALGGVAATAAIAPGFVLREAQAAGEVAAKPADQAVTNAKRWGMLIDITKLPDGGAGMVAACKQEHGWGSEEHSDEAQKAHWARVVKVTDKLTQHSFSLPVMCQHCENPPCVDVCPTGASMKRADGIVQVNKHICIGCRYCMMACPYKARSFVHEALTDQRPYSPRGMGTVESCNMCVHRIDEGRLPACVEAAPDAVIFGDLNDPNSSVSQALKAMGGKQIRADLGLNTGVRYHGI, from the coding sequence ATGAGCCAGAACCGTGTTGACGAATACCGCCGCAAATTTGTGACGGCATTGGGTGGTGTTGCTGCGACTGCCGCTATTGCACCTGGCTTTGTGCTGCGTGAAGCGCAAGCTGCTGGTGAAGTGGCTGCCAAACCCGCTGACCAGGCTGTTACCAATGCCAAGCGTTGGGGGATGTTGATTGACATTACCAAGCTGCCAGATGGTGGCGCGGGTATGGTCGCTGCTTGCAAGCAGGAGCATGGCTGGGGTAGCGAAGAGCATTCCGATGAGGCGCAGAAAGCGCATTGGGCGCGGGTGGTGAAGGTCACTGATAAATTGACCCAACACAGTTTCAGCTTGCCGGTCATGTGCCAGCACTGCGAGAACCCTCCGTGCGTTGATGTATGCCCGACGGGTGCGTCCATGAAACGTGCAGATGGCATTGTGCAGGTCAACAAGCATATCTGTATCGGTTGCCGTTACTGCATGATGGCTTGCCCGTACAAGGCGCGCAGTTTTGTGCATGAGGCGTTGACTGACCAGCGCCCTTACTCGCCACGTGGCATGGGCACGGTTGAATCCTGCAACATGTGCGTCCATCGCATTGATGAGGGCAGGTTGCCAGCGTGCGTTGAAGCTGCGCCGGATGCGGTCATTTTCGGTGACCTGAATGATCCGAACAGCAGCGTCAGCCAGGCATTGAAGGCGATGGGTGGCAAGCAGATTCGCGCTGACCTCGGTTTGAACACTGGCGTGCGTTACCACGGCATCTAA
- a CDS encoding cbb3-type cytochrome oxidase subunit 3: MLTDFWTWIMDLGNSKTVALLIFFTTFVGIVIYVYSSRKRSERLESYRYMPLMDEDDADRKVKQAEAAAQAKGEK; encoded by the coding sequence ATGCTGACAGATTTCTGGACATGGATCATGGATCTGGGTAACAGCAAGACTGTTGCGCTGTTAATCTTTTTCACCACTTTTGTTGGTATTGTCATTTACGTCTATTCCAGCCGCAAACGCAGTGAGCGGCTGGAATCCTACCGCTACATGCCGCTGATGGATGAAGATGACGCCGACCGCAAAGTGAAACAAGCAGAAGCCGCCGCCCAGGCTAAAGGTGAGAAATAG